The DNA segment TACAAGTTCTGGCTTAACGGGTTAGTAATGTGCCTCTCATAGCTATCCTTTGACGAATCTTATCCCATTCGGGTCATACCAACGGAACGAAGGTATTGCAAATCCGTTAATTATCCCAATACTCTCCGATTAGCGGAATGTTCGGTACCAAATCTTACTGAAGCTCCGGGTTGCCCCAAATACCGTAGCCAACCAAAAGAATAGCCTACACGGGCTATTCTTTTGGTTTGAATATTTTATCAATTTTATCTCTATCAAATTCTAATATCCATTCATTGTGGATCGTGTAAATCTCCTTTAATATTTTTAAATCATTTGAGATTATATCCATACCTCTAATATCATACGGATGAATTATAACTTTCTTTGTTTCATTGATTATAAAAAAATCTCCTAATGCTGTTTGCTCCCCAGTTCCAGAAAATACAGAAATAAATTTTTTTACATCAAAATCAATATTCATTACTTTGATGCAATAACGAAAGGTTTTAACTTCATCCGTGTCATCTTGATCAGGATATCTGTAATCTTGTTTCAATAAAGATACATTATCAGTATCTTTATTAAATAGTGTATTATACAATTCTGCTATATTTTTTTCAAAAACCGATTGAGGATTTCCTTCCCAGCAATCAATAAACACTATAAAATAAACCAAATCTGATGATTTAGTAATAGCTTCCCAAATTTTAAGAAATCTATGTTCAATTTGTCTAGTTCGTAGTACTTTATTTTCTATATCTGAGGCTAGATCAAATCTTATACCGGTTGGATAGTTATAGAAAAGCGGACTTTTTAAGTCAACATTTTCAAAAAAGGTAGTTAAAAAATTATTTAGTTCTTCATTAGGATCCATTTTTACTCCTTTCTTTATCAAAGAAAATGTTTTTATTTAATTTTAATCCGATTGGCCTTTATGCTTATCTGTTATAAAATTCTCATATTTATCTGCATCCGATATCCAATGGAGTTCATTCCCCTTTTTCAAATACTTTAAGGCTAAATTACCTTGGCCCGTTAAGTCCTTAACCCACCAATATTGAACTGCACCCCCCAATATGTTAGATGGTGTCTAACATTAGGGGTGCAGTTCACCACTAGCTGAAGTGTGAATGGGAGAAATATTACCATTCGTATCGAATTGAAAAAACTCATTTCGAAAAACGAGTTTCGAAATGAGTTCAATCATTGTATTTATTAAGTTCTCACCTTCTATAAATATCTATAATAAAAAAAATAGACCACAATAAAAATGACATTACTAAAGAATAAAATAGAGAGTATTGTTTTCTTTTCATATCTCATGGACCAAAATTTTAAAAATGCCAGTATGTCAACTATTATGAGCATAAGAATCAATTCTACAAATTCCACACAATCACCACCAAATTATTTAATTAATTCTGCTTCCTTTCTGATTGATTTTATTAAGTTATCGTTCCATCCCCAGCCGGTTACAGTATCTTTAGTCCAGAAAACGAAGTGTTTCTTCTTCTCTGTATATTTTGTAATCGATCCTTCTTCCAATGCTCCAAATACTCTTACTTTGATATATAAGTATCTAGCTAATAATACGTCCGTTGAATCTGCGACTAATACATTTGAAAATTGAGAGCTTATAAATTTATCAACATCATAGTCTTTATATCCAAAGTTTGTTTTATATATATCTTCAATTGTAGGTAACGTACCAACAACCCCAAGGATTTTTGAAAATACACCTGAAACTTTACTATATTTCGCTCCTTTTTTAGAATATTCACTTCCAAGATTTCCAGCTAGCTCTAATAACAATGCCTCTGTATTTGACATTTCAAAAATTCTTTTTACTCCTTCTACATCTTTGTTGTTAAATTGATGAACGTCAAGTACCGAATCTATTCCATCAAGAAGAAACCCACCTACGTAAGGAATAAAACCGTATACATCTCGTATAGATTGTGTAGTTTTCGTAGTAAAATCCATATACCAACTGCCACCGTATAAAAATGCGTATGGCTTATGCCCACTAGGATCCGTATACATCAAAGGATTATTATGCACATACGTATACAAGTTCTGGCTCAGCGGGTTAGTAATGTCCCCCTCATAGCTATCCTTTGATACGAATCTTCCGGCGTTCGGGTCATACCAGCGGGCTCGGAGATACTGCAAATCGGTCGTTGCATCCCAATATTCGCCCGAGTAGCGGAAGATATTCGGAACGGTCTCTTCCTCAAGCTCCGGGTTGCCCCAAATATCGTAGGTGTAGCTGTTCAGCTGGTTCCCCGCGCTATCGACCAGTCCTACTACATCGCCATGTCCGTTAAATTGATAATACTGGACTTCTCCGGTTGCTTGATCCACCCGGGACCATAGCCGACCGGCTAAATCGTAGATGTAGGTGTAGGTTAAGCTTGGTGTCCCATTGCTTACGTCTGCTTCTGCAATCAGTTTCGCTTGTTCATCATAGTAATAGCGGGTACGCTCGGTTCCTTCAGCCCGCTCGTATAGCAAGCCGTCTCCGTTATAGCTATAGCTGACTTCTGTACCATCTTCGCCTGTTACCTTTGTTAAACGGTTGAGGCTATCGAAGGTGAATTCGGCATTCGTCATGCCTCGAACTTGCTGACCCTCTACTTCGAGGCGATTGCCGCGCTCATCGTAGACGTACTTCTTGTTGAGGTCTTGCCCATTCTCCTCTTGGATGCGATTCAACGAATCATAAGCGAAAGTATCGGCAGCTCCGTCCTGGCTGCGGGAAATAATGTTCTTGTTGTCGTCGTATTGATAAGTAAACTGCAAGCCCGCGGCACGCTGTACTTCTGCATTCTCACTCATCTCGCCCATAAGAGCTGCAGAGCCGCTTCTGAGCGTCCTTCCCGCCGCCCCAGGCGCGAGCGTCATCGCCGTCAAATCATAGCCTTCATACGTGTATGAGGTGCTTAGTCCATTACTGGAAGACTGAATCTCCAGCAGACCGTTCGCTTGGTAGTCAAAGGTCATCCGATCGACGGCCGACCCGGACCCGGCAGCAAAAGCCGCCATTCTTCCATTGCCTGAGCCATCATGGACTACATCCAGAGCGCTAACCCGGTTCATGGCATCCAATGTATACTGAGCGCCTGTCGTTTTACCGGAGGCATCCTTCAGTGTGTATCCCGTCCGCATCTGCTTGTTATAGGAATATTCGATTTGCGTGCCGTCAGGATAGGCGATCTTCGTTAGCAACCCGCTTTGTGGATCATAGTTATACGTCGTATTCCCTGTAGCATCGGTCATTCCCGTACGGCGCCCCATCGCATCGTAACTATATTTTATCTGCAGGCCAGGCGCTTTGATCAAGGTAAGCAAGTTATCGCTATTATACTCGTATTCCGTAAATTGACTCGCGTGATCCAGCGACCTGATCAGGTTTCCTCGCGAATCGTAAAAGAAAGCCTTAACCAGCCGCTCCTCATTCACTTGCCGGATCAGGTTGCCTGCTTGGTTGTATTCTTTCTCCACATACGTATTATCCGGATATTGGATTTTGGCCAGATAGCCTGCCAAGCTGTACGTATAACGCGTCGAACGCTGCTCAGGATCGGTGACTGATACCACACGGCCAAGCGCATCATATTCATATCGGGTCTGTCCGCCATTTCCGTCTGTGACGATCACCGGATGGCCTTCCAAATCGTAGACCGTCTGCTCCAAAGGAACATATGCCCCGCTTCTCGATTCCTCGATTGACAATACATTTCCAAGCAGATCCGTCTTCTCCTGATGCTTCACGCCAGCAGGGTCGGTGTAAGTCGTCGTGCGGCCAACCAAATCGTACTCGACTCTGTCCTGAGAACCGTCTGCAAAGATAGTGCCCGTAAGGCGATTGAAGCCATCATAGACATAACTGGTTTTATTTCGCTCGGCGTCTATAGACTCCTTCATATTCCCTTCTTGGTCATATACGTATTGGAAAAGAGCAGCGTCCACCTTCTCCTGAACGAGCAGTCCAAGCGGGTTAAATTTTTCGACGGTGACAATGCCTTCCGTGCCCGTAGTCGTGACCGTGTTCAGCTCATCGTCATATCTCACCGTCTTCGTGGTCCGATCACTGTAAAGTGTTTCAATCAGGCGACCAAGTACATCATAAGTAAATGAGGTCATCGCTCCTGCCGCATCTTCTGCCGACTTTAGTTCACCTGCTGAAGTATATTCATAGCGATGGCTAACTTCATTATAAAAACCATCCACGGAATGAACGATCATCGAGCGTTTTGTCGGCAAATGCTTCCCATAAGGAGATTGGTACGCATAGTTCACCGTATTCGTCCTTTTATCATCCTTAACATTGGAGGAGGCGATATTTCCGTAAGCATCGTAAGTGAAATCGGTTTGAGCCAATAACTTGCCGCTCGCGCTATTCTCTCTAACACTGGATTGCAGTACGCTCCCCTGGTTATTGTATTGATATTGCTCCACCCTTGACTGACTACTGCTGAGCTTGGTACTGATTTTACTTGGCTGCGCCCAGAAGAACGGATCAGCAGATGCAGCATATTCATAGCTGATCTCCTGTCCCGTACTCCAATTTTCCGCCGTCACCAGTCCCTCATCATTGTATTGATAATTAACGGAAAAAGGATCTGAAGCACTGCCTCCCTGCATGTAGCTTTCTGCGATCTGAACAGGAGCATTCCAGCCCTTCGTTTCATCGTAAGTGAATTGCTGCTTGTACTGTGTGCTCCCTTCCTCGCTGCGCTGCTCGCCTAAGTAATGGATATCCGGCTTGCTGCTCGATTGAAAATTTTTATTAAAAACTCGCGTATCCTTGGAACGCGAAGCTTCCATCGTTGTCGTCCAGGCTGCCGCTTCTCCGTAGCTGTTCAAATCCTCGCCGGAATATCGGAATGTTACCGGGTGTAGAACTTCATCGCCGGCCGTAGTAGAGAATGAATCCTGACGAGAACGAACTTTAAATACAAAATCAGTAGCGTAATCCCCGATCTGCTTCCGTGCCGGAGTGTAATCGAAGTCGGTCATCCCGGAACCCGGACGAACAATCCTGAGCAGCAACGCAGATGATTTAACCGGCTGAAGTTCCTCCTGGTGGGTTAGCGAGGCCAAGAAGTTAAATCGGGACTCCGGGTAGGAATAGTAATATTTTGTACTGCGTCCGGCGGCGTCTTTTACCTCGCTGAGAACCTTCTGGCCGTACTCCTCTTTTTGAAAATATTCCATTTTTCGATTCGTACCGGATTGGGTTACGGTCACTTGGTCTCCCAAGTAAGAGAAGACCAATTCATTGCCGTCACTATTGACGATTCTTGACAAAACCGTACCTTCGCCCTGCGCAGCGTAGTGAAAATATACCTTATTCCCGTAATTGTCCGCCGTCAGAATCAGATGCCCTGAGGAATTGAAATAATATTGGTT comes from the Paenibacillus lentus genome and includes:
- a CDS encoding DUF3885 domain-containing protein, whose amino-acid sequence is MDPNEELNNFLTTFFENVDLKSPLFYNYPTGIRFDLASDIENKVLRTRQIEHRFLKIWEAITKSSDLVYFIVFIDCWEGNPQSVFEKNIAELYNTLFNKDTDNVSLLKQDYRYPDQDDTDEVKTFRYCIKVMNIDFDVKKFISVFSGTGEQTALGDFFIINETKKVIIHPYDIRGMDIISNDLKILKEIYTIHNEWILEFDRDKIDKIFKPKE
- a CDS encoding RHS repeat-associated core domain-containing protein, with translation MKRIICLVLCLTLISVSLLETVVYGASEPSNTSAVEAESASGSVLTVSGILRQFDVSEDWLDEQLTKGYTLYQIYTALQGGKAGYEAAISRYDVTRGIEEADLLAPQAGGNANHTYSALVHDFSAAAQSQEYDQAAVEHYSLKDDSSLYEVGYGTDSVSTATGEVKLRYMDFSLPGALSFPLIRVYDSARANDEIGVKLENGAYINEARIRRDELDTAIGRGWRWEIPYIDTYGGSRILDFPGVGRYKLSEDMQLEGYLWNDLKLTLDRTQTVGNSTSEIMVSVRNGNQYYFNSSGHLILTADNYGNKVYFHYAAQGEGTVLSRIVNSDGNELVFSYLGDQVTVTQSGTNRKMEYFQKEEYGQKVLSEVKDAAGRSTKYYYSYPESRFNFLASLTHQEELQPVKSSALLLRIVRPGSGMTDFDYTPARKQIGDYATDFVFKVRSRQDSFSTTAGDEVLHPVTFRYSGEDLNSYGEAAAWTTTMEASRSKDTRVFNKNFQSSSKPDIHYLGEQRSEEGSTQYKQQFTYDETKGWNAPVQIAESYMQGGSASDPFSVNYQYNDEGLVTAENWSTGQEISYEYAASADPFFWAQPSKISTKLSSSQSRVEQYQYNNQGSVLQSSVRENSASGKLLAQTDFTYDAYGNIASSNVKDDKRTNTVNYAYQSPYGKHLPTKRSMIVHSVDGFYNEVSHRYEYTSAGELKSAEDAAGAMTSFTYDVLGRLIETLYSDRTTKTVRYDDELNTVTTTGTEGIVTVEKFNPLGLLVQEKVDAALFQYVYDQEGNMKESIDAERNKTSYVYDGFNRLTGTIFADGSQDRVEYDLVGRTTTYTDPAGVKHQEKTDLLGNVLSIEESRSGAYVPLEQTVYDLEGHPVIVTDGNGGQTRYEYDALGRVVSVTDPEQRSTRYTYSLAGYLAKIQYPDNTYVEKEYNQAGNLIRQVNEERLVKAFFYDSRGNLIRSLDHASQFTEYEYNSDNLLTLIKAPGLQIKYSYDAMGRRTGMTDATGNTTYNYDPQSGLLTKIAYPDGTQIEYSYNKQMRTGYTLKDASGKTTGAQYTLDAMNRVSALDVVHDGSGNGRMAAFAAGSGSAVDRMTFDYQANGLLEIQSSSNGLSTSYTYEGYDLTAMTLAPGAAGRTLRSGSAALMGEMSENAEVQRAAGLQFTYQYDDNKNIISRSQDGAADTFAYDSLNRIQEENGQDLNKKYVYDERGNRLEVEGQQVRGMTNAEFTFDSLNRLTKVTGEDGTEVSYSYNGDGLLYERAEGTERTRYYYDEQAKLIAEADVSNGTPSLTYTYIYDLAGRLWSRVDQATGEVQYYQFNGHGDVVGLVDSAGNQLNSYTYDIWGNPELEEETVPNIFRYSGEYWDATTDLQYLRARWYDPNAGRFVSKDSYEGDITNPLSQNLYTYVHNNPLMYTDPSGHKPYAFLYGGSWYMDFTTKTTQSIRDVYGFIPYVGGFLLDGIDSVLDVHQFNNKDVEGVKRIFEMSNTEALLLELAGNLGSEYSKKGAKYSKVSGVFSKILGVVGTLPTIEDIYKTNFGYKDYDVDKFISSQFSNVLVADSTDVLLARYLYIKVRVFGALEEGSITKYTEKKKHFVFWTKDTVTGWGWNDNLIKSIRKEAELIK